The following proteins are co-located in the Camelina sativa cultivar DH55 chromosome 12, Cs, whole genome shotgun sequence genome:
- the LOC104729746 gene encoding 40S ribosomal protein S3a-2: MAVGKNKRISKGRKGGKKKLVDPFSKKDWYDVKAPSLFTHRNVGKTLVSRTQGTKIASEGLKHRVFEVSLADLQGDEDNAYRKIRLRAEDVQGRNVLTQFWGMDFTTDKLRSLVKKWQTLIEAHVDVKTTDGFTFRLFCIAFTKRRANQVKRTCYAQSSQIRQIRRKMSEIMVKEASSCDLKDLVAKFIPEAIGREIEKATSSIYPLQNVFIRKVKILKAPKFDLGKLMEVHGDYTAEDVGVKVDRAADEPVAEEPTEIIGA, encoded by the exons ATGGCGGTCGG TAAGAACAAGAGGATTTCGAAGGGTAGGAAAGGAGGAAAGAAGAAGCT TGTTGATCCTTTTTCCAAGAAGGACTGGTATGACGTGAAGGCTCCTTCTTTATTCACCCACAGGAATGTTGGAAAGACTCTTGTCTCCAGGACTCAGGGTACCAAG ATTGCCTCTGAGGGACTGAAGCACAGAGTGTTTGAGGTGTCTCTTGCTGATCTTCAAGGAGATGAGGACAATGCTTACAGGAAGATCCGTCTTAGAGCTGAGGATGTTCAGGGAAGGAATGTGTTGACCCAGTTCTGG GGTATGGATTTCACCACGGACAAGCTAAGGTCATTGGTGAAGAAGTGGCAGACTTTGATTGAAGCCCATGTTGATGTGAAAACCACTGACGGTTTCACCTTTAGGCTCTTCTGTATCGCCTTCACAAAGAGACGTGCTAACCAAGTGAAGCGTACTTGTTATGCTCAATCCAGCCAAATCCGTCAG ATCCGCAGAAAGATGAGTGAGATTATGGTGAAGGAGGCTTCATCTTGTGACCTCAAGGATCTTGTTGCCAAGTTCATCCCAGAAGCCATTGGAAGAGAAATTGAGAAGGCAACATCAAGCATCTACCCATTGCAGAACGTGTTCATCCGTAAAGTGAAGATCCTTAAGGCACCCAAGTTTGACCTTGGAAAGCTCATGGAG GTGCATGGAGATTACACAGCAGAGGATGTTGGTGTGAAGGTAGACAGGGCAGCTGATGAGCCAGTTGCTGAGGAGCCAACAGAAATCATCGGAGCTTAG
- the LOC104729745 gene encoding GATA transcription factor 3 — protein MELWTEARALKASLRGESTTSSLKHHQVIVSEDLSRTSSLSEDFAVECFLDFSEGQQQLKEEEEELVSLSSSQEEQEQEQDCIFSSQPCLFDQLPSLPDEDVEELEWVSRVVDDCSSPEVSLLFTQTHKTKPNFSSRIPVKPRTKRSRNSLTGGRVWPLVSANHQQHAVAATEKWRKKKQETAAVVFQRRCSHCGTNNTPQWRTGPVGPKTLCNACGVRFKSGRLCPEYRPADSPTFSNEIHSNLHRKVLELRKSKELGEETGEASTKKSDQVKFGSKWLDKT, from the exons ATGGAGCTGTGGACAGAAGCTAGAGCCCTAAAGGCAAGTCTAAGAGGAGAGTCTACTACTTCATCTCTCAAGCATCATCAAGTGATTGTCTCCGAAGATTTAAGCCGAACTTCTTCTTTGTCCGAAGATTTCGCCGTTGAGTGTTTCCTCGATTTCTCAGAAGGTCAACAACaacttaaagaagaagaagaagaacttgtctctctttcttcttctcaagaagaacaagaacaagaacaagattgtATCTTTAGTTCACAACCTTGTCTCTTTGatcaacttccttctttgcCG GATGAAGATGTGGAAGAGCTTGAATGGGTATCTCGTGTTGTGGATGATTGTTCTTCACCAGAGGTTTCACTTCTCTTCACACAAAcccacaaaaccaaaccaaacttctCATCTCGAATCCCGGTTAAACCAAGAACCAAACGGTCTAGGAACAGTCTAACAGGAGGTCGTGTTTGGCCACTCGTTTCAGCCAATCATCAACAACATGCAGTAGCAGCAACAGAgaagtggaggaagaagaaacaagaaacggCGGCCGTTGTGTTTCAACGAAGATGCAGCCATTGTGGCACAAACAACACGCCACAGTGGAGAACCGGTCCGGTTGGTCCTAAAACGTTATGTAATGCATGTGGAGTCCGGTTTAAGTCAGGTAGGCTCTGTCCCGAGTACAGACCGGCGGATAGTCCGACGTTCTCTAATGAGATTCACTCGAATCTTCATAGGAAGGTTCTGGAATTGAGAAAGAGTAAAGAGTTGGGTGAAGAAACAGGTGAAGCTAGTACTAAAAAATCAGACCAAGTCAAATTTGGCAGCAAGTGGTTAGATAAGACTTAG